The genomic interval TTATTCAGCAACTTGACCTCAGctttttgtaaaataaaaattataaaaagcgTAAGGAACAAAGTCATACAGCCCTGATTCTATTCGGTGGAGTAGTTGTTAAAACATGAAATTATGGTTTCTGCTGATTTCTGGAAGACAAGTATACTATTATGAAACGTTTGAAGCTATCATCGCTCCATTTCAGATCTTCCTGTTTAGTAATTATTGTTCATGTAAGACCAAAAATGTGTGGACATGGGCATATGGCATCAAATAAACCACTTCAAGAAATGATCCCTCCTTCTAAAATTCATGGATAAGAACATAAAGAGTTATGAATTCAATAACTTGATTACAGACAAACAGAGAAAAGTTTACACACCTTCCATTTCACTTGTATTTTTCGCCTGATATATCATTGAATCTGAAAAATCAGTATCCTGAACCTTCGGCTTTTCCACATATACAACATGTGGATATTTAACATGATTTATAAAATTTTGGGGCTGATGCAGGGGAATATTCAAACGTAAGAACTCTGTTAAAAGCCCAGTATGAacttatagaaaatatattactaCCTTGGGAAGTTCATGTTGATGGCGTATTGATGATGTTCTCCAGCCAACAATGACTGAACTTGTTGTCAAGGTTGACAGTCTCTCAATTAATCCATAAAAAAGCAATAGGTCAACGAATCtactaattatatgtatttaTGAGAGATAAAAAAGCAATAGGTCAACGAATCtactaattatatgtatttaTGAGAGAAGGATACAATCGTTACAGATGTTTGAGTAAGCAACACGACGTTTGAAAGAACGCAGAGCCGACCTGCACATAGAACAGCTTATAAGGTATGCAAAATAATCAGCATAAATTTCTTCTAGTGAAACACAAGGAGAACGATTTGTACAGTTGTTTTTACACAAAAACATTTAAATGGCATACATGAAATGGAGATCACCGTAATCAGTAACCATTTGGAGAAGGAGTGGTGGTTTCCCATCTTCAATGTCCTTTAGGAAAAGATGTTTTCCGCTTCTCCCAGCAATCCATGATATGCGATATGCCATCTTTTCCAGTTTATAGGAACCACGGAGAAGGGGTATCTGCATGTGAAAATAAATAACTTAGTAAAGGCATTGTCTAAGAATCCCATCATTCATTGCCACACAACCACGCCAGACCAGTTGCAGTCAATAGTCCACTACAATCATTAATCTACTAAATGGTAATGATAGATGGTAACTTGGTGAGTATTACTATGAACAAGATAGCAGCACATATtgaacaaagaaaaataagcaTAAATAATACTGCAGTACCGAGCAAACTCAGGAGCAAAACTGAGGAAAACATCTTAATCATAACATAAACATACAAAATGACCATAAACTGATTTTCCATAAAACTGATGGCATTTATTGGAAACTCACTTCATATATGGTCCTTACTGTCATGCGTGACTATTTATATGGTACAAGATGGAAAGATCCCAATATGTGCAACAAAGATACAGGTTCAAGATTTTGAACGTAACCTGCTTATGTGATCTTGTTCCAAGGTGTGGTGTTGCaaaagttatgaaattaatagGCTCCAAACCAGCAATTTTGCCTCGATCAATAAGTTGGTTGCTGGAAACATCAGTGATTTGCTTCTCATGCTCTTCATGAGAATCTATTTCTGTAGCACTCTTATATAGCAATGCAATAGCATATCTTGCAATTAATCCACCCAATGAATGGGCAACAAAGGAGATCTTTTGAAGCTCTGGTCTACGCTGAACAAGTGAGAGCACCTTAATACAAACAAGTAAAGGCAGAGGTCAATTAAAGGGAGCGTGATGAAGAAAACTTTAAGGGTTAATAATCATGTCATTAAAAAGTGTTACTTATTTTAAAAGGCAGTAAAATTATCAGTCATAGAGTGTTCAATCTAGCATAGCTTTGAAGCATAACTCATGAATAGTTCAATACCTACCTCCTCTGCTAATCTTGTTCCCATCACATCAACTCCATCGAAAGTTCGAACTGCCCCGTTGCATCCACTGCCTAATAGGGCAACAAAAAAAGGTCACACCATAATGATTATGGATCCTTTTATCTAAGAGGGGATTGTTGAACACCAACCAAACATGTAAACTACCTACTTCTCAGTTTACTTATCCAAATTAGCAGCCCAAAAACAGTAGAAAATATGAACTGAACTTACAGTGCCTGGCGAATTGAACTTACAGTGAACAACCACATCCTCAGGATGTTTTTTGATGAAATGTTTTGCTGCGTAACGCCAATTTTCTGCACTGCACAGTTATTGAAAGGGAAAACCTTTGTGAAATTTGGAAATGGATGTGAATTGGTCCTCACAAAAGTATTCTAGGAACTATATCTTGGAGCTAGACGTTTTATTAATGAAAATTGCAGCCAGATTGTTAACTTGCAAAGAATCTAAGGTAGAATGGATTAATCTGTACCATTCTGCATTCCTTGAATACTTAGAAGCACCTTTTGTGTTTGTGGGTAAACAAGAACATAAAGGTGTGGCGCATTTACTAAAATAAATACTACTAAACACTGAAATTTGGATGATAGCTAAGAAGGTTATAACCTAAAAAGTCATTTTGGGGGTTTACATGTGTACACAGCTGGTTGCCAGCATTGCACATGGATTCATGTTGTACCCTCAAGGAGCATGTGCCAAGACTGCAGCCGCATGAATCACATTATCATGTAGTTATTATATATCTAATGTTCGTCTTACtgaatactactacctccgtcccaaaatacatgTCACGAGCACTAGTAGGTGGCACGAGCACTATAGTGAGTTAGTGACTGTTATAAGAACCTTTAGTGGAGAAAAGTGTTTCCATTTTCTTGATGCCATTGacgatgcaagtgctcacaactcacaagtcaCGACTTCACATTTGTTACAGGTGAAGCATCGAAAAGATTCAGAGCAAGTTTTGAAATGTGAAAGCACCACTAGCCGCAGATGATTTTTCAAATCCAAAATTAATCAGAGAATGCTGCTAATTCCTCAACTCGACAATTCCCAAGGTGTTGTCTTGGGATCTACCACATCCACTACACCAAAGTGTGGATACCCATCTGAAACCACCCAGCCTGATTGACACTTTCAGTCCCAAGAGTATAAATTTTGTCTGACTGTGCATCCTCCCTAATTCCTTTATTATAGCAAATGGTACAGTAACAAAGCTAACGGAATCGATACATTGAAATATTAAATACAATCCTAAAACTATATTAACATTGAAATTAACGAGATTAATCATTGAGCGAATATAGTTTGAAGCTACGGTTGGTGAAGCGAAACGCAAAAGAAAAGACACGAAGCGAAAGAGGGTCGAGGAAGACGGATCACCTGCCGACGATCCCATTGACCGTCACGACCAGATGCGTCGGCGCCGGCCTactcccccctcctccgccgccggagcccgacggcccctcgtcggcggcggacacCGTGAAGCACCCGGGGCGCGGCAGGCacgccgccctcagccgccgACGCTGACTCTTCTTCTCcccgccctctccctccccctctgcCATTTTTTACTCTCAAGAAACTCTGACCCGGACACACGGGTTTGCTTGTCCTTGGTCTCCCTCCTCTTATAGCTGCTGGTCGCTGGTGCCTGGTGGTGGTGAGGtgaggcgtggcgtggcgtggcgcgaGAATTCAACCGAACCGCGCGCTGCGCTGCGCGggaaggaggcagcggcggcggctgcttccgcctcgcgccgccgtggTCGCGTGCGCGCGCTCGCCCAGGTTTCGTGGGGTTTTTCTGTTGGTTTTGTGCTGTGCCGGGAAGAAAAGCAGCAGCTTTTTGAGCGCTGCAGTGCTACACGTTcttacaaaaagaaaatgataatcTCAacagattaatttaattaaataaaagttgcaAAAGATCTAGATGTAATTGTAGCGTGACATATATAATACTATGTGAAACTCCGCGCATTGCtacgggaatttagtatgataacaataaaaaaaataacgtgtaagatagctagataatatcagattaagtaaattaatgtggtttatgataatttaaattaaaatagtatgtagaatgataattcaaatgtaaaaagtaaggtggtatgactttatggaagaagaaaagtagggagataatttggaccgtagattaatcatctaaaggctaaaaataattgatgtgatatgacttaattagaggaaaaaatgagaaagataatttagatcatagattaatcatttaatcactaactaagtgaggataaactatataagatatacattgaaacattatgtgaattatgttggatgataatttaacatgtttgtatttgaaaatctcttaaattataaaaactataaagatatagcatgtttgcataatgtttaaatgtgatgattgttagtggatgatgatgtggtatcttgttaattagtggatgatgatgtggcatcttgttagtgaatggtgatgtggcatctttgcatgttaagcttaaggagttagtcagggataactttatagtaagatagaaTTAGTAAGAGGACAAAATTTAAGTACATATAgaattttcatttttcttttgttctttttgttttccttttctttttagtaTAGTATTTTTCTTGCCTTTGGAGGCTGGATCGATAATGGACGCATCGTCAGCACGTAACAGCGGAGAGATGAATCTAGAGCTACTGTGACTCTGTGAGAAATTCTCTCGGATGCCCAAACTCCActtgcattgttttttttccccttgccTCTAACATGTCATGTGTGGATGTGTTTGTGTCTTTGGTATCAAGCTGTGATTATGTGAAAATGCACACGCCAACACAACAAAACGAGTGTTTCTTGTGGTTCACAATCTTTTGCACAAAGAATGATGCCAATTGTCCTAGATCGATAGGTACTCCTTTTAGTGCCTCCATTCTCATATGCATAGAGAATAAGGACTAATAACCCATTTTCCTTTGGTTCTAGATAGTACTGATGATACTGGTTGTCGTCCTAGGTTTACAAAACTTTGGGTCAtttggtgtgtttagtttacgttaaaattggaagtttggttgaaattgtaacgatgtgacggaaaagataaaagtttatgtgtgtaggaaagttttgatgtgatgaaaaagttggaagtttgaagaaaaagtttggaactaaacaagggcttaaTCAAAACGGGGTGTTTGACTTTGCATCACTGGACTGCCCCTTTTTTCAATTATTTGAAACGATTTTTTCACATATACTATAATGTGGAAAGTTGTTGGTAAACTAATTGGAGGTTTGACAGTAGGGGAAACAGGCACGGCAACGAGAAATTCAGAGTCCATCGCCCTCATCCTTCCAAATCTAGAAGGGCGTGTTCGGAAACAGGCTGCACATTTTCAACTGATTAACTGACTCGGTCACCAGGACAATTTGATTCTCATCTCTCTAGAAGCGGACGGCGAAGACCTCATGCCGCTCCATCGATGATGTCTCGAGACTCGACTatatgctaaatcatcattttctgaattaaaaaaaaaaactgatgagAGCATCATTCCACGTTGCGCTCTAGAGCTTTCTTTGAGAAAACTGAAACATAACACTGTACATGGCAACTGACAAGTTAGTAATGGTCTCACGAGTGGTTAGAATCAGCTGAAATCTGCCTCTGAAGACTGTTTTAGCGGTCGGTGATCTTCACGGCAACAGGGTCGCTGCAGTAGGGGCAGTTCCCAAACAGAACGTCGAACGACCTGTGAAGTGCCATCAGGTGAGAATGGATAAATTGTGAGAAAATATAAGATCATAGAATACACAAGTTCATATGGAGGTGGTAAAAATATAGTCTTGGCCTCTTGGGTATTGATCATTTTGACGTACTGCCTTGTTGTAGTAATCGCGCGTAACCAGTCTCTCAGGCAGACAGAATGGAAAGCTCTGCTGCAGCTCGGGTTTTCACATGTGTAATCTGTCGTGCCCCCGCTGTGAGTCCCAAGTTCATCATCTTCAGAAGCAAAGACTCAAGGATTAGGGTCAGGATTCAGGAGCTACGTCAGACAGAAAGGTTGCACAAACGGACAGAATAAATCTGCTCACCAATTGGCAGATGCTTGGCATAACATATTCCACAATCAACTTGCTCGTCATCTTCGATGTTGACTGAAGGTGGTGGAGGCAAAGCGAAATCCAAGACAGTTGACAGGTTTTCATGGAATTTCTTGTCTGCACTCctaataatagaaaaatatgctaaatAATAGGATATTTATTACACTTTGCTGCAATCCTACTTTATTAGTACTGGAAATACATAATGAACTATCCTGCAAGTCCTGGTGTTCAGGAAGCAAAATACACATTGGTGTTCAGGAAAGAAGATATTacattaagcatggctaagcatgtCAGTATAAAATTTTGTATGGGACATATGTACAGCATGTAATGTAAGAAATCTAAGGATATACCACTTTTTGCAATATTTTCTCCAATTAGTTATCAGTCTGTCCAGTTTCCCATCTGTTCCCAGGAAGCGAACCCTGAGAAAAACTGACCATCAACGATGATGTGTTTGAAGTACTGTGAGTCTGTAATGAAATTGAACTTACTCTGGTAATGATCTGGGCTTTCGCGCATTAACATGTAGTAAAAGATAGCAATCATCACCTAGCAGTGCATGGCAACACACGCTTTAAGTGAAGACCACCAAACGAGCAAAACAATTATTTGGTAAAAAACCAAAGTGCATTACCTAAAGCTATACGGCGATGAGACATAGCAAAGGTTGGCTTTGTTGGATCAACAACCCAAAGGACCTTATCAATGTCATCCATTATAGACCAGTAATCTTGCAATATCTTCAGGTGCTAGTTGTTTACAGCGGGCAAGATCACACCACACAATGTAACAACTCAATACGGGTTGCACGTGAATAAGAAGTTCATAAGACTGAATTCATAACAGacttttttgagaaaaaaaaaaactcttcacATACCTCTTGGAATTGGCAGACAACATCTTTTAGTCTTGAGCCTTTTGACCACTGTAATTCTGGTAGATAAGGAACATCCTGtaagaagaaaacaagttaAATGCCATAACGTGCATTACCATTCCACTCATGACATGAAACATGAGAAAGAAGCATCGCAAGTCGGGCGGGATATACTGCCACAAGGCAAGGAGGACTTGAAGGGTAGTTCATGGGCAGCGTGATCTCCAGTAAATGGTTTCGTCCCTGATCATCCCTGAAACCAGGAAGAATATTACAAACCATAAACTAAAAGTTTACATGAAGTACAAAAGTTAAGAATATCACATAGGTGAAGTGTTTGGATATTTCCTCATATAGTTGTTTGGATATTTCCTCATATAGTTCTGAACTGTTTCCATTCTAATCTCTTCATTAGCTTAATAAGAAGATGTTTGCCGAACAATTTATCAAACAGCAAGACATCTTGCAGTTTCTCCTCCAATCTATAGCAAATAACATTGCTactcctcgaaaaaaaaaagctttgctTCTGAAGCAACTTCTACTGTCAATTTCCTCTCTGGGTGTCCTGATTATAAAATCTGGTTTGCGATTCCATGAGCCACGCATGCTAGTGATGAATGATAAACCACAGAGCCACAGGTCAAACACCACACATGCCGGTAAACATAGGAGACCAGAGATCCTTACAGGATGCGGAAGACCAGGCAcgacacgccgccgtcgcccttgcCGCTCACCAGCCGCTCCCACCCGACCTCTTCGATCTGCAACCACACGAAAACGACAGGCAATCCTTATCAAACACACGACCGACGCAGTGTGACACCACCTGGTTgcggcatttcgtcgagcagcTGGCGTACCTGCGCGAACACCGCGCTGTAGaacgcggccggccgccgcgacgcgTCGCCCGCCCATTCCGGCtctccttccgccgccgcgcgcacggAGTCGCGCGAGGACGTCGCGTGCAGCGCCATGGCTGTGGCTCGAGAGCGCCAAGGGATCCCCACCGGCGGGGGAGGCGACAAAGCAACCACGCGGCgactccccccctcccccccacttCTTCGATCGCTTCCGTTTACCGGAGACTCACCGTTCGCCAGAAG from Oryza glaberrima chromosome 3, OglaRS2, whole genome shotgun sequence carries:
- the LOC127766397 gene encoding uncharacterized protein LOC127766397 yields the protein MALHATSSRDSVRAAAEGEPEWAGDASRRPAAFYSAVFAQIEEVGWERLVSGKGDGGVSCLVFRILDDQGRNHLLEITLPMNYPSSPPCLVADVPYLPELQWSKGSRLKDVVCQFQEHLKILQDYWSIMDDIDKVLWVVDPTKPTFAMSHRRIALGDDCYLLLHVNARKPRSLPEVRFLGTDGKLDRLITNWRKYCKKWSADKKFHENLSTVLDFALPPPPSVNIEDDEQVDCGICYAKHLPIDDELGTHSGGTTDYTCENPSCSRAFHSVCLRDWLRAITTTRQSFDVLFGNCPYCSDPVAVKITDQGEGEGGEKKSQRRRLRAACLPRPGCFTVSAADEGPSGSGGGGGGSRPAPTHLVVTVNGIVGSAENWRYAAKHFIKKHPEDVVVHCSGCNGAVRTFDGVDVMGTRLAEEVLSLVQRRPELQKISFVAHSLGGLIARYAIALLYKSATEIDSHEEHEKQITDVSSNQLIDRGKIAGLEPINFITFATPHLGTRSHKQIPLLRGSYKLEKMAYRISWIAGRSGKHLFLKDIEDGKPPLLLQMVTDYGDLHFMSALRSFKRRVAYSNICNDFIVGWRTSSIRHQHELPKPQNFINHVKYPHVVYVEKPKVQDTDFSDSMIYQAKNTSEMEELMLKGLNRIPWERVDVSFKKSRQRIFAHSTIQVKTYFFNSDGADVIFHMIDHFLY